The Gordonia terrae genome contains the following window.
GGATCATAGTGTCGGTCGGCGACGCGTTCCTTCATCGGGATCAGCGCGTTGTCGGTGATCTTGATCTGCTCGGGACAGACATCGGTGCAGCATTTGGTGATGTTGCAGAGGCCCAGTCCGTGCTCGGTTCGGGCCGTGTCGCGGCGCTCGGCGACGTCGAGGGGATGCATGTCGAGTTCGGCGACGCGCATGAGGAAGCGCGGACCGGCGAAGTTCTGCTTGTTCTCCTCGTGATCGCGCACGACGTGGCAGGTGTCCTGACACAGGAAACACTCGATGCACTTGCGGAACTCCTGCGAGCGCTGCACGTCGACCTGCTTCATCCGATACTCCCCCGGCCCGAGACCCTCAGGGGGCGTGAACGACTGGATCTCCCGCGCTTTCGCGTAGTTGAACGAGACATCGGTGACCAGGTCGCGGATGACGGGGAAGGTCCGCATCGGGGTCACCGTGACGACCTCGTCTTCGGTGAAGGTGGACATCCGGGTCATACACAGCAACTTCGGGCGACCGTTGACCTCGGCCGAGCACGAACCGCATTTGCCCGCTTTGCAGTTCCACCGCACCGCCAGGTCGGGTGCCTGCGTCGCCTGCAGTCGATGGATGATGTCGAGCACCACCTCACCCTCGTTGACAACCACCGTGTAGTCCTCGAGACCACCGGCGTCGGTGTCCCCGCGCCAGATCCGGAACTTCGCGTCGTATCCCATGTCAGTCCTCCGAGTGCCCTTCGGCTCGCTCGCCCCCGGCGCCGGGGTGCCCGGCGATCTCGGCTGCGGTGTAGTACTTCTCTATCTCCGGGAACTCGAACAGCTCCAACAGGTCCGGACGCATGGGGGTCTGTTCCGTCCGCACCACGCTCACCTCCGGCACCGGGCCGTCCCCGTCGAGCTCGGCGGTGCAGACCAACAGAGCGTTACGCCAGTTCGAGTCCATCGACGGGTGATCGTCGCGGGTGTGCCCGCCACGGCTCTCCGTGCGCATGAGCGCGGCCTTAGCGACGCATTCACAGACCAGCAGCATGTTGCGCAGGTCGATGGCGAGATGCCAGCCCGGGTTGAACTGCCGGTGCCCTTCGACCTGCATGCCGCCCAGTCGGTTTCGCAGATCTGCCAGGACGTCGAGCGCCTCCTGCATCTCGGCCTCCTTCCGGATGATCCCGACCAGATCGTTCATGGCCTGTTGGAGGTCGGTGTGCAGGGTGTACGGGTTCTCCGGTTTGCCCTCGGCCGGCGGATCGAAGGGCGCCAGAGCCGATGTCGCCGCCCGCTCGATGTCGGCAGCGGAGACGGTGGGCCGCGTCGTCAGCGATTCGACGTACGCCGCCGCACCGAGTCCGGCCCGTCGCCCGAAGACCAGCAGGTCGGAGAGTGAGTTGCCGCCCAATCGGTTGGAGCCGTGCATCCCTCCCGAGCACTCACCCGCCGCGAACAGCCCCGGGACCCGCGAGGCGGCCGTGTCCGGGTCGACCTCGATTCCGCCCATCACGTAGTGACACGTGGGCCCGACCTCCATCGGCTCGGCCGTGATGTCGACGTCGGCGAGTTCTTTGAACTGATGATGCATCGACGGCAGCCGGCGCATGATCTCCTCGGCGGGCATCCGCGACGCGATGTCGAGGTAGACACCGCCGTGTTCGGTGCCGCGTCCGGCCTTGACCTCCTCGTTGATCGCCCGGGCGACCTCGTCGCGGGGCAACAGGTCCGGGGTCCGACGCGCACTGTCGTTGTCGGCCAGCCACTCGTCGGCCTCCTCCTCGGTCTCGGCGTACTGACCTTTGAAAACCGGTGGGATGTAGTCGAACATGAAACGCTTGCCGTCGGTGTTCTTGAGGACGCCGCCATCGCCGCGGACACCCTCGGTCACCAGGATGCCCTTGACGCTGGGCGGCCAGACCATCCCGGTCGGATGGAACTGGACGAACTCCATGTTGATCAGGCTCGCTCCGGCCCGGAGGGCGAGCGCGTGGCCGTCGCCGGTGTACTCCCACGAATTGGAGGTCACTTTGAACGACTTGCCGATGCCTCCCGTCGCCACGACCACCGCAGGCGCCTCGAACAGGATGAAGCGACCGGACTCACGCCAGTACCCGAACGCGCCGGCGATGGCGTCGCCGTCCTTCAGCAGATCGGTGATGGTGCATTCGGCGAATACCTTGATGCGTGACTCGTAGTCGCCGGTGGCGGCGAAGTCCTCCTGCTGAAGCGAGACGATCTTCTGTTGCATCGTCCGGATCAGTTCCAACCCGGTGCGGTCGCCGACATGCGCGAGCCGCGGATAGGTGTGACCGCCGAAGTTTCGCTGCGATATCCGGCCGTCCTCGGTGCGATCGAACAGGGCGCCGTAGGTTTCGAGTTCCCAGACCCGATCCGGGGCCTCCTTCGCATGCAACTCGGCCATACGCCAGTTGTTCAGGAACTTGCCGCCACGCATGGTGTCCTGAAAATGCGTCTGCCAGTTGTCCTTCGAGTTGGCGTTGCCCATCGACGCGGCGCACCCACCCTCCGCCATGACCGTGTGGGCCTTGCCGAAGAGTGACTTGCACACCACGGCGACCGAGTAACCCCGTTCGCGGGCCTCGATGACCGCACGCAACCCGGCACCGCCCGCACCGATGACAACGACGTCGTACTCGTAGCGTTCCGGCTCGGTCATCTAGCGCGACTCCCAACGTTGAAAACGGCTGCACAACAGACGTTGTGCCGTCAAACGGTCAACCCACGAACCTCAGATCCGAGATGGTGTTGCTGGCAACGAGCATGATGTAGAAGTCGGTGAGCACCAACGTACCGAGCGTGATCCAGGCGAATTGCATGTGCCGGGTGTTCAGCTTCGAGACCCGGGTCCAGATCCAGTACCGCACCGGATGCTTCGAGAAGTGCTTGAGACGGCCGCCGGTCACGTGGCGACACGAGTGGCACGACACCGTGTACGTCCAGAGCAGCAGCACGTTCACGACGAGGATGACATTGCCCAGGCCGAAGCCGAAACCACCGTCGGCGCCGTGGAACGCGATGACGGCGTCGTAGGTGTTGATCACCGAGATGATCACGGCTGCATAGAAGAAGTACCGGTGCGAATTCTGGATGATGAGCGGCAGTCGCGTCTCGCCGGTGTACCTGCTGTGCGGTTCGGCGACAGCGCACGCCGGCGGCGACAACCACACCGACCGGTAGTAGGCCTTGCGGTAGTAGTAGCAGGTCAACCGGAACCCGAGCAGAAACGGTAGCGACAAGAACGCCAGCGGAATCCACATCGGGAGTTCGGGGAAGGGCGTACCGAAGTGACTCGCACCGGGCACACACGACTCACTGAGACACGGCGAGTAGAACGGTGACAGGTAGTGATACTCGGTCGAGTAATAGGCGGTCCTCACAAAGGACCGCACGGTCGCATAGATGACGAAGGCCGCGAGACCGATGACGGTCAGCAGGGGCGACAGCCACCACCTGTCCTGACGGAGTGTGCGCGCCAGGATCCGCGCGCGACCGGGAGAGAAGACCCCGACTGCGTCCCGCTCAGTCGCGGGGGCGCTCACTTCGTGCGCTCACGCGAATGAAAGCCCAGCCCTTCGTCTTGCGCGCCCAGCCAGGCAGATTCGTCTGACTTGCTGTCGGGCACATAGATCACCTGGTCTCGTCCGAGCTTCGCCTGCAGAAGCGGCGGCGGCGCGTGCTCGAAGTCATGGAGGTCGATCTCCAGACGGTCCAGGTCGTTGGACATCCGCCGAACGGCGTCGACATCGCCGTACTGTGTCTGCAGCGTCGTCATGTGATGGCGTAAGGCCCCGATGCTGCGATGCAGATCCCTGATCTCGGTCGGTATCATGGCACATCCCTTCCTGCCTATGTGATGAAGAACACAGTACCGGCCGGGCACGCCGAGTCAACGGTCTTGACCGAACGTGTCGGGGCCCCGGACCGGAGGAGGCCGCCGGATGAACGACGACGACCACCGCCCGGGAGAGAACCTGCCCCGCGCCGAGCAGCGATGGACCGCATCGGCGTTCGTGCTGGTCGCGATGGCGATCCCGTTCCTGCTCCCGGCGCGTTACGCCGCCGGGACCGCATGGTTGCTGCCCGCGATCGAGGGGATGGTGCTGCTGACGCTCGTCGTCGTGGATCCCGGCCGGATCGACCGCCCCGGCCGGTGGGTCCGCGCCCTCTCCGTGTGTCTCGTCGTCGCCATCGCGGCCGGAGCAGCATGGGGTGCGGGACGACTCGTATGGGATCTTCTCCATGGCAATCCGCAGACCGAGGCGGCGAACCAGTTGCTGGTCGCCGGCGCCCTCGTCTGGCTACAGACCGTCATCGCCTTCGCGTTTCTCTACTGGGAACTCGACGGCGGCGGGCCGGTGAACCGGCACCTGCACCCCGCCGAGCACCCGGATCTCGCGTTTCCCCAGCAACTCGAGCCGCGGTTGGCAGCCTCCGGTTGGCGACCGGTGTTCTTCGACTACCTCTACCTGGCCCTGACCAATGCGACGGCCTTCAGTCCGACCGATGTGATGCCGCTGGCGCGGCGCGCGAAACTCGCGATGGCCTCGCAGTCATTGCTGTCGATCGTCATCCTGAGCCTGGTGGTGGCCAACGCGGTGAACCTGCTGGACTAGCGAGGCGCCGCCACGGACCGGAATAGCGCCTGTGCGGCGACGGTTGAGTCGGCCGAGTTCCCGGACCAGATCGGAGTCGACGATGAGCGAAGCACGAGCCGCGGCCGTCACCACACGGCAGGTCATCCGAGCCGCCGGCCGACATGGCTTCCGGAGCGAGTGGCTCGATTCCCGCCAGTCCTTCCCGGTCACCGGCAACTTCGATCTGACCGCGAACGCCCACGGGGTCCTGCTCGTGCACAACGATGATCGCGTCGACGCGGGCGAAGGCTTCGACGCACATTTTCACCGCGACGCCGAGATCATCACGTGGGTGCTCGAAGGAGCTGTCGCTCATCGTGATTCGTTCGGCAACACGGGCGTGATCACCCCCGGCGTCGCGCAGCGGATGAGCGCGGGCCGCGGTATCACCCATACCGAGGCGAATGCTTCTCGACGGAGCGAGGACCGGGACCTTCGCGTCATCCAGATGTGGGTTGCGCCCGAACACGCCGGAGGTGAACCCGGCTATGCCGAGCGCGATTTCACCACCGACCTCGCAGCCGGCGGCCTGGTCACCGTCGCCTCCGGAATGCCCGAGCACACCGACACCACGGCGATCTCGATCAAGAATCCCCATGCGGCACTGCATGTCGCGCGTCTCGGGTCCGGGCAGTCGGTCATTCTCCCCCCGGCGCCCTTCGGACACCTGTACGTGGCGCGGGGCGGTGTCGAGTTGGACGACGGCATACAGCTCGCCGAGGGTGATGCCCTGCGCACCACCGATCACGGCGACGTCACCGTCTCCGCGACGATGGACACCGAGATTCTGTTCTGGGAGATGCACTCGACGTTTCGCCGTTGATCCCAAGGGACAACTCTCGTCCACCCCATCTTCACTGACGTGTACAGGATTTGCCGTAACGCTGCCGATTCACGGTGGCACCGCTACTGTGTGAGCCATTCGAAGGATGAGGCACTTCGCGCGCCTCGACGGTCAGGTCACCGAGCGAAAGGACGTCCATGCCTTCCCCGTCACCCGCAGCACGACTCGCCGCTGAGTTCTTCGGCACATTCTGGTTGGTCTTCGGCGGATGCGGCAGCGCGATCTACGCCGCCAAGCAGATAGCGCAATCCGACGACGGTCAGGACACCTTCCAGGTGGGGATCGGATTCCTCGGCGTCTCGCTGGCTTTCGGCCTCACCGTGGTGACCATGGCCTACGCGGTCGGACACGTCTCGGGAGCACACTTCAATCCCGCGATCACGTTGGGCGCCGCCATCAGCGGACGGATGTCCTGGAAGGAGCTGCCCACCTACTGGATCGCACAGGTCGTGGGTGGCCTGCTGGCCGGCCTGATGCTCTTCCTCATCGCGAAGGGTCGACCCGGGTTCGTGGCGGAGGGCAACATGGCTGCCAACGGATACGGCGAACACTCCCCCGGCAACTACTCCCTCACCGCGGTTCTCATCGCAGAGGTCCTGTTGACGGCGTTCTTCCTCATCGTGGTCCTGGGCGCGACCGACGGGCGCGCCCCCGCGGGCTTCGGGCCGCTGGCGATCGGTTTGTGCCTCACCCTCATCCATCTGATCTCGATCCCGATCAGCAACACCTCGGTCAACCCGGCCCGCTCGACCGCGGTCGCCTTCTTC
Protein-coding sequences here:
- a CDS encoding DUF1345 domain-containing protein, with translation MNDDDHRPGENLPRAEQRWTASAFVLVAMAIPFLLPARYAAGTAWLLPAIEGMVLLTLVVVDPGRIDRPGRWVRALSVCLVVAIAAGAAWGAGRLVWDLLHGNPQTEAANQLLVAGALVWLQTVIAFAFLYWELDGGGPVNRHLHPAEHPDLAFPQQLEPRLAASGWRPVFFDYLYLALTNATAFSPTDVMPLARRAKLAMASQSLLSIVILSLVVANAVNLLD
- the aqpZ gene encoding aquaporin Z; translation: MPSPSPAARLAAEFFGTFWLVFGGCGSAIYAAKQIAQSDDGQDTFQVGIGFLGVSLAFGLTVVTMAYAVGHVSGAHFNPAITLGAAISGRMSWKELPTYWIAQVVGGLLAGLMLFLIAKGRPGFVAEGNMAANGYGEHSPGNYSLTAVLIAEVLLTAFFLIVVLGATDGRAPAGFGPLAIGLCLTLIHLISIPISNTSVNPARSTAVAFFNGNGAPGQLWAFWLAPLIGGLIGGLLYPLLFQNGKRAAPEPARTETADA
- a CDS encoding pirin family protein; this encodes MSEARAAAVTTRQVIRAAGRHGFRSEWLDSRQSFPVTGNFDLTANAHGVLLVHNDDRVDAGEGFDAHFHRDAEIITWVLEGAVAHRDSFGNTGVITPGVAQRMSAGRGITHTEANASRRSEDRDLRVIQMWVAPEHAGGEPGYAERDFTTDLAAGGLVTVASGMPEHTDTTAISIKNPHAALHVARLGSGQSVILPPAPFGHLYVARGGVELDDGIQLAEGDALRTTDHGDVTVSATMDTEILFWEMHSTFRR
- a CDS encoding fumarate reductase/succinate dehydrogenase flavoprotein subunit, giving the protein MTEPERYEYDVVVIGAGGAGLRAVIEARERGYSVAVVCKSLFGKAHTVMAEGGCAASMGNANSKDNWQTHFQDTMRGGKFLNNWRMAELHAKEAPDRVWELETYGALFDRTEDGRISQRNFGGHTYPRLAHVGDRTGLELIRTMQQKIVSLQQEDFAATGDYESRIKVFAECTITDLLKDGDAIAGAFGYWRESGRFILFEAPAVVVATGGIGKSFKVTSNSWEYTGDGHALALRAGASLINMEFVQFHPTGMVWPPSVKGILVTEGVRGDGGVLKNTDGKRFMFDYIPPVFKGQYAETEEEADEWLADNDSARRTPDLLPRDEVARAINEEVKAGRGTEHGGVYLDIASRMPAEEIMRRLPSMHHQFKELADVDITAEPMEVGPTCHYVMGGIEVDPDTAASRVPGLFAAGECSGGMHGSNRLGGNSLSDLLVFGRRAGLGAAAYVESLTTRPTVSAADIERAATSALAPFDPPAEGKPENPYTLHTDLQQAMNDLVGIIRKEAEMQEALDVLADLRNRLGGMQVEGHRQFNPGWHLAIDLRNMLLVCECVAKAALMRTESRGGHTRDDHPSMDSNWRNALLVCTAELDGDGPVPEVSVVRTEQTPMRPDLLELFEFPEIEKYYTAAEIAGHPGAGGERAEGHSED
- a CDS encoding succinate dehydrogenase/fumarate reductase iron-sulfur subunit; the protein is MGYDAKFRIWRGDTDAGGLEDYTVVVNEGEVVLDIIHRLQATQAPDLAVRWNCKAGKCGSCSAEVNGRPKLLCMTRMSTFTEDEVVTVTPMRTFPVIRDLVTDVSFNYAKAREIQSFTPPEGLGPGEYRMKQVDVQRSQEFRKCIECFLCQDTCHVVRDHEENKQNFAGPRFLMRVAELDMHPLDVAERRDTARTEHGLGLCNITKCCTDVCPEQIKITDNALIPMKERVADRHYDPLVWLGNKLFRRH